The nucleotide sequence ggggggggggggggggggactggggTGGATAAGGAACTCCAAAAATGTTGTGGTTGTTAGGACATCAGCCCACTGCTGTTGAATGGGCAGGCTGTTAGTCCGGGTGGGCAGAAAGAGGACCGGCATTCTGGGCAGGAATGGCCAAAAGGTTGACTTACTGGCTGACAGAGGAGGAGAAAGTTCTCAAGGATAATTGGTGCAGAAAAAAAGCTGTTGACTATAAAGAGAAAGACTAGGACTTCTTGGAGTCCTGTGTGTTGCGTTTCTTGAGGTCACTCAGGTCAACTGGTGTGAAAGCTGCAAGAAAGGATAAAAATAACATTACTACTCTGTCTTTTTGACAAATCTAGTAAATAGCCTGTTTAAATGACAAACACTTACAATTTAAGTTGGGATTTGGGTTCTTTTCCACATACTCCTGTGGTCCACGGTCTTTGCGTTCGCTGCTCTGTGGTGACCGGATGTCTCTGAG is from Salvelinus namaycush isolate Seneca chromosome 41, SaNama_1.0, whole genome shotgun sequence and encodes:
- the LOC120034472 gene encoding mapk-regulated corepressor-interacting protein 1 isoform X2, with amino-acid sequence MVNNYKRTSSPRSPTNSGELFTPAHEENVRFIHDTWQCVLRDIRSPQSSERKDRGPQEYVEKNPNPNLNSFTPVDLSDLKKRNTQDSKKS
- the LOC120034472 gene encoding mapk-regulated corepressor-interacting protein 1 isoform X1 encodes the protein MSSSAPRMVNNYKRTSSPRSPTNSGELFTPAHEENVRFIHDTWQCVLRDIRSPQSSERKDRGPQEYVEKNPNPNLNSFTPVDLSDLKKRNTQDSKKS